One genomic window of Chrysiogenes arsenatis DSM 11915 includes the following:
- a CDS encoding hybrid sensor histidine kinase/response regulator — translation MEKGNEITFAIKDEETVRRRFIVIVVLWCFLIGGSYVWNLHNQRVTTHKIAEMVAEANFNKDLAFRYWATAHGGVYVPATEKTPPNPYLTHIENRDITTPWGVELTLMNPAYMLRQMLQDMSSADTIMGSITSLKPLNPINTPDEWQRSALLQFDAGVAEVAEISHINQLPYMRYMRPMVTEVGCLKCHLHQGYEVGQIRGGISVSVPLEPYYAMEKEASSFLIVSHSAIFFVGLIFLSFTYRTIQKRIRENASYQQHLQYAKQVADNASRAKSEFLANMSHEIRTPMNAILGLSELALQELPPGKGRDKTEKIYSSGRLLLGILNNILDFSKIEAGELHIDTHPFSLCVLIDQLQSLFYQLAEQKGITLSLEAEAGLANTYLGDDLRLRQVLTNLLGNALKFTESGSVALHVALLSHENNRELLRFSINDTGVGISEAQQQRLFRAFSQADTSTSREYGGTGLGLIISQKLVSAMGGSQIRINSTLGVGSTFSFDLPLQMCSAQQAQLLSDTKHKPHTTPLAGHVLLAEDNAINQEVAREQLRRIGIRTTLASNGAEAVELAKHGNFDIILMDIQMPIMDGYEAARLIRSQNPHVPIIALTAAAMIEDKQKALQAGMNAHIGKPINIDELHTVLSQWLS, via the coding sequence CATTGTAATTGTTGTGCTGTGGTGCTTCCTTATTGGTGGTTCATACGTATGGAATCTCCATAATCAACGGGTTACAACACATAAAATTGCCGAAATGGTTGCTGAGGCCAATTTTAATAAAGATTTAGCCTTCCGGTATTGGGCTACAGCCCATGGCGGCGTGTATGTTCCTGCCACAGAAAAAACACCACCAAACCCGTACCTTACTCATATCGAAAACCGTGATATTACCACTCCATGGGGTGTGGAGCTAACCCTAATGAATCCGGCGTATATGCTCCGTCAGATGTTACAAGACATGAGCTCCGCCGATACTATTATGGGGAGTATCACCAGTCTCAAACCATTGAATCCAATCAATACTCCTGATGAGTGGCAACGGAGTGCGTTACTCCAGTTTGATGCTGGTGTTGCTGAAGTAGCGGAGATTTCCCATATAAATCAACTCCCATATATGCGCTATATGCGACCAATGGTAACCGAAGTTGGGTGTCTCAAGTGTCACCTTCATCAGGGGTATGAGGTTGGCCAGATACGTGGTGGAATCAGTGTCAGTGTTCCGCTGGAACCATACTATGCTATGGAAAAAGAGGCCTCTTCGTTCTTGATTGTTTCGCACAGTGCTATTTTCTTTGTCGGCCTGATTTTCTTATCGTTCACCTACCGCACCATCCAGAAACGGATTCGCGAAAATGCTTCATATCAGCAACATTTGCAGTATGCCAAACAGGTTGCAGATAATGCAAGCCGAGCAAAAAGCGAGTTTTTAGCGAACATGTCGCATGAAATTCGCACCCCAATGAATGCGATTTTGGGATTGAGCGAATTGGCGTTGCAAGAATTACCGCCTGGTAAAGGGCGCGATAAAACCGAAAAAATTTACAGCTCTGGTCGTTTGCTCTTAGGGATTCTGAATAATATTCTTGATTTTTCAAAAATTGAAGCAGGTGAATTGCACATTGATACGCACCCCTTTTCGCTGTGTGTGCTGATCGATCAGCTGCAAAGCCTGTTTTACCAGCTTGCAGAGCAGAAAGGGATTACCCTTTCGCTTGAGGCCGAAGCGGGGTTAGCCAATACCTATCTGGGTGATGATCTTCGGTTGCGTCAGGTGCTCACGAATTTACTTGGGAATGCGCTGAAATTTACGGAAAGTGGCTCTGTCGCGCTCCACGTTGCGCTGCTCAGTCATGAAAATAACAGAGAGTTGCTCCGTTTTTCCATTAACGACACGGGAGTTGGCATATCCGAAGCGCAGCAACAACGACTCTTCCGAGCGTTCAGTCAGGCAGATACGTCAACATCACGCGAATATGGCGGAACTGGACTGGGTTTAATTATCAGCCAAAAACTGGTTTCGGCGATGGGGGGAAGCCAGATACGGATCAATAGCACGTTGGGAGTGGGTTCGACCTTCAGCTTCGATCTTCCGCTGCAAATGTGCTCGGCACAACAGGCTCAACTGCTGAGTGACACGAAACACAAACCGCATACAACCCCACTGGCGGGGCATGTTCTTTTGGCGGAAGACAATGCTATCAACCAAGAAGTAGCGCGTGAACAGCTGCGGCGCATTGGAATACGGACAACGTTGGCGAGTAATGGTGCGGAGGCGGTGGAGTTAGCCAAGCACGGGAATTTCGATATTATTTTAATGGACATTCAAATGCCAATTATGGATGGCTACGAAGCTGCGCGACTCATTCGATCACAGAATCCGCATGTTCCTATTATTGCCTTAACGGCTGCGGCGATGATTGAAGATAAGCAAAAAGCACTTCAGGCTGGGATGAATGCCCATATTGGCAAGCCGATCAACATTGATGAACTTCATACTGTGCTGAGCCAGTGGTTGTCGTAG
- a CDS encoding PhoH family protein: MHVTQQELHFDPQLSTSILGPQDSYLRAVERNCNVRIVGNGSSLQINGNRETDVQEAAALFQQIGERLLRGESINAEHIGSLQHCTPEVVRAGRKSIIPRNPSQKKYLHALRTREISFGIGPAGTGKTYLAIACAVEALLAGTVERIILTRPAVEAGEKLGYLPGDLTEKVDPYMRPVYDALHEMLGVEKVEKLLLRKTIEIAPIAFMRGRTLSGAFIVLDEAQNCTREQMKMFLTRFGLASRMSINGDISQIDLPPRVPSGLIHAAQVLANVAEISFTYFTARDVVRHPLVEKIVQSYEIAERDS; encoded by the coding sequence ATGCACGTGACACAACAAGAACTCCACTTTGACCCGCAATTATCCACCTCTATCCTTGGCCCACAAGACAGTTACCTCCGCGCCGTTGAGCGCAACTGCAACGTACGAATTGTTGGCAACGGTAGCTCACTCCAAATTAACGGGAACCGTGAAACTGACGTTCAAGAAGCCGCTGCCCTTTTTCAACAAATTGGCGAACGGCTCTTACGCGGCGAATCAATCAACGCTGAACACATCGGGTCACTTCAACACTGTACGCCGGAAGTTGTGCGGGCAGGCCGCAAATCAATTATCCCGCGTAATCCATCACAAAAAAAGTATTTACACGCTCTGCGCACCCGCGAAATATCGTTCGGCATTGGGCCAGCGGGTACGGGGAAAACCTACTTGGCGATTGCCTGCGCGGTTGAAGCACTGCTCGCCGGAACCGTGGAACGGATTATTTTAACCCGCCCCGCCGTAGAGGCTGGCGAAAAACTCGGCTACCTCCCCGGTGACCTTACCGAAAAAGTCGATCCCTACATGCGCCCTGTCTATGATGCTTTGCACGAAATGTTGGGTGTGGAAAAAGTTGAAAAGCTCCTTTTGCGCAAAACTATCGAAATTGCTCCCATTGCCTTTATGCGCGGCAGAACCCTTTCAGGTGCTTTTATAGTACTGGATGAAGCGCAGAACTGCACCCGTGAGCAGATGAAAATGTTCTTGACCCGCTTTGGCCTCGCGTCGCGCATGTCAATCAATGGCGACATATCACAAATCGACCTGCCACCACGTGTTCCCAGCGGCCTGATTCACGCGGCACAAGTTCTGGCTAATGTCGCGGAAATATCATTTACCTATTTCACCGCGCGTGACGTTGTGCGTCACCCATTGGTAGAAAAAATTGTGCAAAGTTATGAAATCGCCGAGCGGGATAGTTGA
- the gatC gene encoding Asp-tRNA(Asn)/Glu-tRNA(Gln) amidotransferase subunit GatC codes for MRITNKEVCHIATLSRLSLSETEIEKYRQDLNAILDYVETLQGLDTEGIEPTIQALSCGNVMRDDVVTPSLAMAAVVCNAPAHALDHFRVPPVIE; via the coding sequence ATGCGTATCACGAACAAAGAAGTTTGCCATATTGCAACACTGTCGCGCCTCTCACTGTCTGAGACAGAAATAGAAAAATATCGTCAGGATTTGAACGCCATTCTTGACTATGTGGAGACTTTGCAAGGGTTGGATACCGAAGGGATTGAACCGACGATACAAGCGCTGAGCTGTGGTAATGTGATGCGCGACGATGTTGTCACCCCTTCATTGGCGATGGCGGCGGTGGTTTGCAATGCCCCTGCGCACGCTTTAGATCACTTCCGCGTTCCTCCGGTTATCGAATAA
- the gatA gene encoding Asp-tRNA(Asn)/Glu-tRNA(Gln) amidotransferase subunit GatA: MTEYSLTALRQALDAGQLTSVSLTNQYLQRATSMNDTLEMYNCFNPAALEEAAEADKRIAGGERSPLLGIPVAIKDNINVRGLPTTCSSKMLENHQSVYDATVIEQLKAAGAVMLGKTTMDEFAMGSSNETALRMKAKNPWDSTRVAGGSSGGSAAAVAAGCAPIALGSDTGGSIRQPASFCGVVGLKPTYGIVSRYGLVAFASSLDQIGPLANSTEDAAILLDAIAGSDVRDSTSITFAKPSYRAAIGRDVAGMTVGLPREYFIDGIQPDVRAAVMQSVELLRQQGVKVEEISLPHTQYAIATYYVIATAEASSNLARFDGVRYTHRSDLPGGLKEMYFNSRSEGFGDEVKRRIMLGTYVLSSGYYDAYYRKAQRVRTLIARDFQEAFKQVDAILTPTVPGTAFASGARSANPLEMYLEDIFTISCNLAGIPGISLPCGCDSQGLPIGVQLYADLLQEEKLLSLASAIERHVKFEITPAKNSLEW, from the coding sequence ATGACTGAGTATTCGCTTACTGCGTTGCGTCAGGCTCTTGATGCTGGTCAGCTCACCAGCGTTTCACTTACGAACCAGTACCTGCAACGTGCTACATCAATGAACGATACCCTCGAAATGTATAATTGTTTTAACCCTGCGGCGCTGGAAGAGGCGGCTGAGGCTGATAAAAGAATCGCGGGTGGCGAACGTTCACCACTACTGGGCATACCGGTTGCGATTAAGGATAACATCAATGTCCGTGGTTTGCCGACGACGTGTTCGTCTAAGATGCTCGAAAATCATCAGAGTGTCTACGATGCAACCGTGATTGAGCAGCTCAAGGCTGCGGGTGCGGTTATGCTGGGCAAAACAACGATGGATGAATTTGCAATGGGGTCGTCGAATGAAACGGCGCTCCGAATGAAAGCCAAAAACCCTTGGGATAGTACGCGCGTAGCGGGTGGTTCTTCCGGAGGTTCTGCGGCAGCGGTCGCGGCGGGATGCGCTCCAATTGCGCTTGGCAGTGACACGGGCGGTTCGATCCGCCAACCCGCGTCGTTTTGTGGCGTGGTCGGATTGAAGCCAACGTACGGTATTGTTTCTCGGTATGGATTAGTGGCGTTTGCGTCCAGCTTAGATCAGATTGGCCCGCTGGCAAATTCTACGGAAGATGCGGCGATTCTGCTCGATGCGATTGCCGGGAGTGATGTGCGCGATTCAACCAGCATTACGTTTGCAAAACCGAGTTATCGCGCGGCAATTGGTCGTGATGTGGCGGGAATGACGGTTGGTTTGCCGCGTGAGTATTTTATCGACGGCATTCAGCCTGATGTCCGCGCGGCGGTGATGCAGAGCGTGGAACTTTTGCGCCAGCAAGGGGTAAAGGTAGAGGAAATATCGCTGCCGCATACGCAATATGCGATTGCAACGTACTATGTTATTGCTACTGCGGAGGCGAGTTCGAATCTGGCACGATTTGATGGGGTGCGCTACACGCACCGTTCTGATCTGCCGGGTGGCTTGAAAGAGATGTATTTCAATAGCCGTTCCGAAGGGTTTGGCGATGAAGTGAAGCGGCGGATTATGCTGGGAACGTATGTGCTTTCGAGTGGCTACTATGATGCGTACTACCGCAAAGCGCAGAGGGTTCGCACACTGATTGCGCGGGATTTCCAGGAAGCTTTCAAGCAGGTTGATGCCATTCTCACGCCGACAGTACCTGGAACGGCCTTTGCGAGTGGCGCGCGCAGTGCCAATCCATTAGAGATGTATCTTGAGGATATTTTTACGATTTCTTGCAACTTGGCGGGTATTCCGGGAATAAGTCTGCCGTGTGGGTGTGATAGTCAGGGGTTGCCAATCGGTGTTCAGCTGTATGCTGATTTACTCCAGGAAGAGAAACTTTTGTCGCTGGCCTCCGCGATTGAGCGCCACGTGAAATTTGAGATCACACCCGCAAAAAACTCTTTGGAGTGGTAA
- the uppS gene encoding polyprenyl diphosphate synthase: protein MVIVLDDDFYFINHVQFLCRGKSIPCTPYSSPQELFHAARRPEFAKAKVLIINYAMSEMNGFKIFRQIEEYCPSSLVVYVLKSSQNSTPEISEVVVSERSVKVASKNHINSLMREIELLYQNEVPKLEASKPVLPRHIGIIMDGNGRWAQQKGVERTEGHRQGLEVAKTLIQHAARKGIRYLTLYAFSTENWQRDPKEVAFLNLALKQYLLSERTTMMENNIRFYPIGRIDDFNEDVQELLRVTIEATRGNTGMTLVLAVSYGGQTEIIDAMQLIGKKIQNNQLLPEEITHQTLLDHLYFPELKECDFVIRTSGECRLSNFLTYQSAYSELYFTPILWPDFTPQHFDEALDVYRSRERRFGRETAIRFG from the coding sequence ATGGTCATTGTACTGGACGATGACTTCTATTTTATCAACCATGTCCAATTTCTGTGTAGGGGGAAATCGATCCCCTGCACACCGTATTCGTCGCCGCAAGAACTGTTTCATGCGGCGCGCAGACCTGAGTTTGCCAAAGCGAAAGTGCTGATTATTAACTATGCCATGTCGGAAATGAATGGTTTTAAGATCTTCCGCCAGATCGAAGAGTACTGTCCCAGCTCGCTCGTGGTGTATGTGCTGAAATCTTCGCAAAATAGCACGCCAGAAATCAGCGAAGTGGTGGTTTCTGAGAGGAGCGTGAAGGTTGCGTCGAAAAATCATATCAATTCACTGATGCGGGAAATAGAGCTGTTGTATCAGAATGAAGTGCCAAAACTGGAAGCATCAAAGCCGGTGCTTCCTCGTCATATCGGGATCATCATGGATGGTAACGGCAGGTGGGCGCAGCAAAAAGGGGTTGAACGGACGGAAGGGCATCGGCAGGGACTTGAAGTAGCGAAAACACTTATTCAGCATGCCGCACGGAAAGGAATACGATACCTGACGCTCTATGCGTTCAGTACCGAAAATTGGCAGCGCGACCCGAAGGAGGTGGCTTTCCTCAATCTCGCGCTCAAGCAATATCTATTGAGTGAGCGCACAACAATGATGGAAAATAATATCCGTTTTTACCCGATTGGCCGTATTGACGATTTCAATGAAGATGTCCAAGAGCTTTTACGCGTAACTATCGAAGCAACACGTGGGAATACAGGAATGACATTGGTCTTGGCGGTTTCATACGGCGGCCAAACCGAAATTATTGATGCTATGCAGTTAATCGGGAAAAAGATCCAAAATAATCAACTGTTACCCGAAGAGATAACCCATCAGACCTTACTTGATCATCTCTATTTCCCTGAATTAAAAGAGTGTGATTTTGTCATTCGCACCAGTGGTGAATGTCGCTTGAGTAACTTTCTTACCTACCAGTCGGCGTACAGCGAGTTGTATTTTACGCCCATCCTTTGGCCGGATTTTACCCCGCAACATTTTGACGAAGCTCTTGACGTCTATCGTTCGCGTGAGCGCAGATTTGGCCGTGAAACAGCCATTCGATTCGGATAA
- the pheA gene encoding prephenate dehydratase: MKTEHAKLDELRSNIDKIDDQVLQLLNLRAQQAVEVGKYKSGPAAEFYVPSREKQIYTRLLKANEGPMPDDAIRAVFREIISACLNLEQPLTIAFLGPEATFTHVASMEHFGQSARYSPSPTIRDVFGQVERGHAHYGVVPIENSTEGVVNYTLDSLVDTNLAICAEIEMGITHHLMSTSGKIELVRRVYSHPHAIAQCRQWLEMNLPKVELIDITSTSRAAQLASEHEDAAAICSELAGKHYQMTPIVKKIEDNPNNFTRFIIVGNNKARKSGNDKTSIVFALNHAVGQLHGALRILSDNSINLTKIESRPSKIKTWEYLFHVDFEGHLEDENVHTALRELEMKSIFLKVLGSYPKSIRTRERG, from the coding sequence GTGAAAACAGAACATGCGAAATTAGATGAGTTGCGCAGCAATATTGACAAGATAGATGATCAAGTCTTGCAGCTGCTGAACCTTCGGGCACAGCAAGCGGTCGAGGTTGGTAAGTATAAGTCTGGTCCGGCTGCCGAGTTTTATGTCCCATCTCGGGAGAAGCAGATTTACACGCGCCTCCTGAAAGCGAATGAAGGGCCGATGCCTGATGATGCCATACGGGCGGTGTTTCGCGAGATTATATCTGCCTGCCTGAATTTAGAACAACCCCTCACCATTGCCTTTCTTGGCCCTGAAGCAACATTTACCCATGTTGCGAGTATGGAGCATTTCGGGCAAAGTGCGCGTTATTCCCCTTCACCGACCATTCGCGATGTATTTGGTCAAGTTGAACGTGGCCATGCCCATTATGGTGTTGTGCCAATTGAGAACTCTACTGAGGGGGTTGTCAACTACACGCTTGATTCGCTGGTCGATACCAATCTCGCTATTTGCGCTGAAATTGAGATGGGCATAACACATCATCTGATGAGCACAAGTGGAAAAATCGAGCTCGTGCGCCGTGTTTATTCTCATCCTCACGCTATTGCGCAATGCCGCCAATGGCTCGAAATGAATCTTCCCAAGGTTGAGCTTATTGATATCACGAGCACCTCGCGAGCAGCACAACTTGCTAGTGAACACGAGGATGCTGCGGCAATTTGCTCCGAGCTTGCGGGCAAGCATTACCAAATGACACCTATTGTCAAAAAAATTGAGGATAATCCGAATAACTTCACCCGCTTTATTATCGTTGGTAATAATAAAGCCCGAAAGTCGGGGAATGATAAGACGAGCATCGTGTTTGCGCTCAATCATGCGGTTGGTCAACTTCATGGTGCACTACGCATTTTAAGCGATAACAGCATTAACCTGACGAAAATTGAATCGCGCCCGTCAAAAATTAAGACGTGGGAATATTTGTTCCACGTTGATTTTGAAGGGCATTTGGAAGACGAAAACGTCCACACGGCGTTACGTGAGCTTGAAATGAAAAGTATTTTCCTGAAAGTTCTTGGGTCATATCCCAAAAGCATCCGTACGAGAGAAAGAGGTTAG
- the hisC gene encoding histidinol-phosphate transaminase has protein sequence MRVSKNIEELIPYQPGKPIKEVERELGVKECIKLASNENPFGTSPKALQAVTALLSNANRYPEGGCFYLKQKLAKYLGVAENSLVFGNGSNEIIELLIRTFVQPGEEVLYFDPSFAVYPIIAKAADRDFRGVPLRKDTFEMNPDDLLAAIQPQTKVIFLTTPNNPVGNYIPRADLEKIILGTPQHIIIAVDEAYIEYATEPECQSVIDLVATHENVIVLRTFSKAYGLSGYRIGYSVSSPQVADYLNRVRQPFNVNLLAQTAAEAALDDDEFLAVTLNGNSAGMNCITNHLRELGISWVPSQANFILIDARGNGADVFQGLLREGVIVRHIPHPMIRDYIRVTIGTAAENKTFLTKFEQVLRTLGRL, from the coding sequence GTGCGCGTCAGCAAAAACATTGAAGAGCTTATTCCGTATCAACCTGGAAAACCCATTAAAGAAGTGGAACGTGAACTTGGCGTCAAAGAGTGCATCAAGCTTGCATCGAATGAAAACCCATTTGGCACATCACCAAAAGCGTTGCAAGCCGTTACCGCTTTATTGAGCAATGCGAATCGCTATCCTGAAGGCGGTTGTTTTTATCTCAAACAAAAGTTAGCGAAATACCTTGGTGTTGCCGAAAACTCACTTGTTTTCGGTAATGGTTCCAATGAAATTATTGAATTGTTGATTCGCACGTTTGTCCAACCTGGCGAAGAGGTGCTCTACTTTGACCCATCGTTTGCGGTGTACCCGATTATCGCCAAAGCGGCAGATCGTGACTTTCGTGGCGTCCCGCTGCGCAAAGATACTTTTGAAATGAATCCAGATGATTTACTGGCCGCCATTCAACCGCAGACGAAAGTGATTTTTTTGACGACACCCAATAACCCAGTTGGGAATTATATTCCACGGGCAGATTTGGAAAAAATTATTCTTGGCACCCCGCAACATATCATCATAGCTGTCGATGAGGCGTATATTGAATATGCGACGGAGCCTGAGTGTCAATCGGTTATTGATCTTGTCGCCACGCATGAAAATGTGATTGTGCTGCGTACATTTTCTAAAGCGTATGGCCTGAGTGGTTACCGCATTGGGTACAGTGTCAGCTCGCCACAAGTGGCTGATTACCTAAATCGGGTACGTCAACCGTTTAACGTAAACTTACTGGCGCAAACAGCGGCAGAAGCAGCGCTGGATGATGATGAGTTCCTTGCGGTGACGCTCAACGGCAATAGCGCTGGGATGAATTGCATTACCAACCATTTGCGAGAACTTGGTATTAGTTGGGTTCCATCGCAAGCCAATTTTATCCTGATTGATGCGCGGGGCAACGGGGCCGATGTTTTCCAGGGATTATTGCGTGAAGGGGTGATTGTGCGCCATATTCCGCATCCAATGATTCGTGACTATATCCGCGTGACAATCGGAACGGCGGCGGAGAATAAAACTTTTCTGACGAAATTCGAGCAGGTGTTACGCACACTTGGGCGGTTGTAA
- a CDS encoding prephenate dehydrogenase, with protein MVQLQRCAVIGLGLIGGSFAAALKSHGLAACVVGVDSNAEALREALMYGYIDEAVEMGSGSVLASCEVVFVATPVRSMSKIFAQLNVILPPTALVVDFGSVKGELAWALNQGISFRYLPAHPIAGGERSGIHAAQSTLFQGKKFIICPFDREAYASDIALMEQLILVIGGQSEVMDTAEHDTIFAAVSHLPHVVAYALVNALRTMESCSGIKLGHYPGAGFRDFTRIASSDEVMWSDIALTNRTEILHALDAFEETLGGIRQAIEQHDEAYLLATFRHAREYRDQIVKNMAERQKTTV; from the coding sequence ATGGTTCAATTACAACGGTGCGCAGTAATCGGACTTGGGTTAATTGGCGGTTCCTTTGCGGCTGCCCTAAAAAGTCATGGTTTAGCGGCGTGCGTTGTTGGTGTTGACAGCAATGCCGAAGCGCTCCGAGAAGCGTTAATGTATGGGTATATCGACGAAGCGGTGGAAATGGGCAGTGGTTCCGTACTGGCGAGTTGCGAAGTTGTCTTTGTCGCTACGCCGGTGCGTTCTATGTCGAAAATTTTCGCTCAATTGAATGTCATATTGCCACCGACGGCTTTGGTAGTCGATTTTGGCAGTGTCAAAGGCGAACTGGCTTGGGCATTGAATCAAGGAATATCTTTCCGGTACCTCCCTGCTCATCCGATTGCTGGGGGGGAACGGAGCGGGATACATGCGGCACAAAGCACCCTTTTCCAGGGAAAAAAGTTCATTATCTGCCCGTTTGATCGCGAGGCATACGCGTCTGATATTGCGTTGATGGAACAGCTTATTCTGGTCATTGGCGGTCAGAGTGAAGTCATGGATACGGCGGAGCATGATACGATTTTCGCGGCCGTCAGTCACCTGCCCCATGTGGTGGCATATGCGCTCGTCAATGCATTGCGGACGATGGAAAGCTGTTCGGGCATTAAGCTTGGGCACTATCCCGGTGCTGGCTTTCGCGATTTTACCCGCATCGCTTCGAGTGATGAAGTGATGTGGAGCGATATTGCGCTAACGAACCGTACGGAAATTCTTCACGCTCTTGACGCTTTTGAAGAGACTTTAGGCGGCATTCGTCAAGCAATTGAACAGCACGATGAGGCGTATTTGCTCGCAACCTTTCGCCATGCGCGGGAATATCGCGATCAAATCGTCAAGAATATGGCTGAGAGACAAAAAACTACTGTGTGA
- the aroA gene encoding 3-phosphoshikimate 1-carboxyvinyltransferase, giving the protein MLQGSISVASDKSITHRAIMFSSLAKGTSVIENPLMGDDNLSTVAAFEAMGVTVEKFEKKLVIHSPGSHALHEPKDFLDFGNSGTTTRLMLGILSGLPFFCAITGDQYLRKRPMMRVVAPLRQMGAHIDGREGGKLLPLSIRGGALVGQTFTTQVASAQVKSALLLAGAFAKGTTVITEPEKSRDHTERMLPFYGVPVEVVGNTCSITGGAEFRPANITVPGDISSAAFFLVAATVTPGSSITIENVGVNPSRTGVIEALHAMNAAVVLRNTRDVCGEPVADLEVRYTDQLQAVEIGGSLIPRLIDEIPALAVAMSFARGTSVVRDAQELRVKETDRIKTTLSNLQALGVQCEEREDGFAIHGNPDWKPSGTIQLDAYGDHRIGMSALLFKLLHPHAIRVRDTECISVSFPNFETLMQSLQSKG; this is encoded by the coding sequence ATGCTCCAAGGCTCTATTTCTGTGGCATCGGATAAATCCATCACGCATCGTGCGATTATGTTTTCGTCTTTGGCAAAAGGGACTTCTGTCATCGAAAACCCGTTGATGGGCGATGATAACCTTTCCACGGTAGCCGCGTTTGAAGCGATGGGTGTAACGGTGGAGAAATTTGAAAAAAAACTCGTTATTCATTCACCCGGTTCGCATGCCTTACATGAGCCGAAGGATTTTCTTGATTTTGGCAATAGCGGCACGACGACACGTTTGATGCTGGGGATTCTTTCAGGTCTGCCGTTTTTCTGTGCCATTACTGGTGATCAATACTTGCGTAAACGTCCGATGATGCGTGTGGTTGCGCCACTGCGTCAAATGGGGGCTCATATTGATGGAAGAGAGGGAGGAAAGTTGCTGCCGCTTTCTATCCGTGGCGGAGCATTGGTTGGACAAACTTTTACGACGCAAGTGGCGTCTGCGCAGGTAAAAAGTGCGCTCCTTCTCGCTGGGGCTTTTGCGAAAGGGACAACGGTGATTACTGAACCGGAAAAGTCACGCGATCACACGGAGCGGATGTTACCTTTCTACGGCGTTCCGGTCGAGGTCGTGGGCAACACGTGTTCCATCACCGGTGGCGCGGAGTTTCGTCCGGCCAACATCACGGTTCCGGGCGATATCAGCTCGGCGGCGTTCTTTCTGGTTGCGGCGACGGTCACTCCAGGGAGTTCTATCACCATCGAAAATGTCGGAGTTAATCCCAGCCGTACGGGCGTTATCGAAGCGCTCCATGCCATGAATGCGGCGGTGGTTTTGCGTAATACGCGCGATGTGTGCGGTGAACCAGTGGCCGACCTTGAAGTTCGCTATACTGATCAGTTACAAGCTGTCGAAATTGGCGGTTCATTGATTCCTCGTTTAATCGACGAAATACCTGCGTTAGCGGTAGCCATGAGTTTTGCACGTGGAACGTCAGTCGTGCGCGATGCACAGGAGCTGCGGGTCAAGGAAACGGATCGTATCAAAACCACGTTGTCGAATTTGCAAGCACTGGGTGTACAGTGCGAGGAACGCGAGGATGGTTTTGCTATTCATGGGAATCCAGATTGGAAGCCTTCGGGCACTATCCAGTTAGATGCCTATGGCGACCATCGCATTGGGATGAGTGCGCTCCTCTTTAAGTTGCTTCATCCGCATGCTATTCGGGTGCGTGATACTGAGTGTATTTCGGTTTCGTTTCCCAATTTTGAAACTCTCATGCAATCACTTCAGAGCAAGGGGTAA
- the cmk gene encoding (d)CMP kinase encodes MQEKPVRIALDGPGGSGKSTVGKRIAKQYGFTYIDTGAMYRCVALRVRQMGIEMQTIEYTAAMENLSIEFRWEENQQRVLLNGVDVTQEIRMPDNARVTSLVAQVPEIRSALVEMQRQLAQAKSVVMDGRDIGSVVIPDAELKFFMDASPETRAQRRFEELQQQGVSVTFDDVLRDIQQRDYDDCHREFSPLIQVADAIVIDTTNYDIDGVTKLIAEHIDSILCRQEH; translated from the coding sequence GTGCAAGAGAAACCTGTTCGCATAGCACTTGACGGGCCTGGTGGATCTGGGAAAAGTACCGTCGGCAAACGGATCGCAAAGCAGTATGGCTTTACGTATATCGATACGGGTGCCATGTATCGTTGTGTTGCGTTGCGCGTGCGACAAATGGGTATCGAGATGCAGACTATCGAATATACGGCGGCTATGGAAAATCTTTCGATTGAATTTCGCTGGGAAGAAAATCAACAACGGGTGCTTTTGAACGGCGTCGACGTAACGCAAGAAATTCGGATGCCTGACAATGCCAGAGTGACCTCTTTGGTCGCACAAGTTCCAGAAATCCGTAGCGCGCTCGTCGAAATGCAACGTCAGTTGGCGCAAGCAAAAAGTGTGGTGATGGATGGGCGTGATATTGGGTCAGTCGTCATTCCTGATGCTGAATTAAAATTTTTCATGGATGCTTCGCCGGAAACACGCGCCCAAAGGCGTTTTGAGGAGCTTCAGCAACAAGGGGTATCGGTTACTTTTGACGATGTTTTACGCGATATTCAACAGCGTGACTACGATGATTGCCATCGTGAATTTTCACCCTTGATTCAGGTGGCCGACGCGATTGTCATTGATACGACCAACTATGATATTGATGGCGTAACCAAGCTTATCGCGGAACATATCGACAGCATTCTGTGCCGTCAGGAGCACTAA